A stretch of Microbacterium sp. 4R-513 DNA encodes these proteins:
- the pdxT gene encoding pyridoxal 5'-phosphate synthase glutaminase subunit PdxT: MAGDPLSASSRTPHIGILALQGDVREHAHVLRGLGAEVSLVRRPSELAAVDGLVIPGGESSVIDKLSRAFGMQHPIRDAIASGMPVYGTCAGMIMLADRITGAIDGQETFGGLDVVVARNAFGSQVDSFETDLEVDGFEGGPVHAAFIRAPLVTEVGERATPIATLPDGGVVAVEQGSLLATAFHPEVSGETRFHERFLHRVRAAV; this comes from the coding sequence GTGACCCGCTGAGCGCGTCGAGCCGCACGCCGCACATCGGCATCCTGGCGCTCCAGGGCGATGTGCGCGAGCACGCCCACGTGCTGCGCGGACTCGGCGCCGAGGTGTCCCTCGTCCGCCGCCCGTCCGAGCTTGCGGCGGTCGACGGCCTCGTCATCCCCGGGGGCGAGTCGAGCGTCATCGACAAACTGTCGCGCGCGTTCGGGATGCAGCATCCCATCCGCGACGCGATCGCCTCGGGCATGCCCGTCTACGGGACGTGCGCCGGCATGATCATGCTGGCCGACCGCATCACAGGTGCCATCGACGGCCAGGAGACCTTCGGCGGCCTCGACGTCGTGGTCGCGCGGAACGCCTTCGGGAGCCAGGTGGACTCGTTCGAGACCGATCTGGAGGTGGACGGCTTCGAGGGCGGACCCGTGCACGCCGCGTTCATCCGGGCACCTCTCGTGACCGAGGTGGGGGAGCGTGCGACGCCGATCGCGACGCTGCCGGACGGCGGGGTCGTGGCGGTGGAGCAGGGCAGCCTTCTGGCGACCGCCTTCCACCCCGAGGTCTCGGGCGAGACGAGATTCCACGAGCGGTTCCTCCACCGCGTGCGCGCCGCAGTCTGA